One genomic region from Acidobacteriota bacterium encodes:
- a CDS encoding RNA-binding protein, with protein sequence MEKRLFVGNLPYSVGDSELESVFANHGNVVGAIVIRDHESGRSRGFGFVEMETEEMAENAVGAMDGFELEGRRLRVNEAQPKNNGQQRRSDFGERW encoded by the coding sequence ATGGAGAAGCGACTGTTTGTTGGCAACCTTCCCTACAGCGTCGGAGACAGTGAGCTCGAGTCCGTCTTCGCGAACCACGGCAACGTGGTGGGCGCGATCGTCATCCGCGACCACGAGTCGGGTCGCTCCCGCGGCTTCGGTTTCGTGGAGATGGAGACCGAGGAAATGGCCGAGAATGCCGTTGGAGCGATGGACGGGTTCGAGCTGGAAGGGCGGCGCCTGCGAGTGAACGAGGCGCAACCGAAAAACAACGGTCAGCAGCGGCGCTCCGACTTCGGAGAGCGCTGGTAG